ttaatttacctAGCTACTTTtattagtttgattttaattatttatttatttatttatcataaaaattacataatatttcattttataatggATTCGATTATCTCCAACAAAAATGAATACCACATAGAGGAtgcaaattatattatttttattgatatctAATATAACAAACTGATACCATACGTATAcgtatatacatattttaatatttggggTACTGGGTAGCATATATAGCTACTGACTAGGTTCAATAGCTGGCAACTTCATTAATCTACTACAGCAGAGGAATAAAAGAGGCAAAGATAGATTGATTGAactagtatatatattttttggttggtTAACAAATCTGATTCTTAATAACTATCAGCACACAGCTCCGACTAAGTAAAACCTAATCTGTCACATACTCACATTATACAGATGCTAATATGTGTGTCATTGTGTCAGTGTGTGATGCCATTCGTATTTAGCATTTAGTTGATAAACAACTCATAATATATATAGCGTCCACTGTTCCTCAATGATATCAGATTTTCTTCatattattgttaatattatttggttGCAAATTGCAATCCAACTCAGTAACTTACAAGTAATGGCAACAAATCAAGGTACTAGATAATAGGAACCagccacaatattattttaacatgAAAAGTGAAAATTGAATCCTTATACATGAATAAACAAATTAAGGGCGGCACACCCATGTTCTTAATTAACCTGACTGGTTGTTAAGAGAGTGAAGTATGAATTTGTCTGGTTAGTTACTGGTTATGGttagaatatgtatatattGTATTCTTTAATTTCTACATTGGAGACCGACACATGCACGCAAATCATGTGAACTATGAAATTGTCTTTTTGTGGGGGCGGGAAGGACCCATCCCAATCCCATGCATGCTTTACTTGAATACAATACATGTTTTTCTATGAGGTCGCTTTTCTATGCCCCATAACAGTGAAACTAAGAAAGCAAGAAAGAGCTCAGAGCTGAATTCTTTTGAGTGGTTCTCGTGCAACTTTGACTACACCCCAATTGCAATATTATCGCATGCTGTTCTTACCAGTCAGTAGATATCGATCAGTAGTCAGTAAAGCATGTGTAGAAAAGCTGGAAGCGGATATATATGGATGATTCATTCAGTActctttgaagtttgaaccaatattaatatatatcccCAAGCTAGCTAATtccttttttacctttttggTCTCACATGCATATagcttttctttaaagaaaatctGCAAGAGTTCATGAACGTCTttaattgtatatataattactCTTTTGTTTCTCATTGACATCTTGTTTCCTCGAAAGTTCAGACTATAGGGTAactttgtctttttttctcCCAGATTCAAAGTGTAgaacaaaaaacagaaaaaaagacTTGGGAGCTAACGATAACTTATAACATGGATGAGATGGGAAGTCcatattatcattaataattGTCCTTGTCCCTCAAGTCCATATTAATGACTTTTCCAAACTTCTCTTATTTCTAATTAACATTAACGCCCAATCTAGTCAAACCTTAAAGGCTGTTATATATGCTGCACCAATTTAATACTTATCGTGTCTGCCCATCCAAGATAATCTAATTAAGTGgtggataaaattaatttgtctaaacataccaattttttttttatgaagagtGTTTTCgttcattaaatttaaaattctaatgtaaatttaaaagaatacaGTTTGAGTGTGAATGAACCCATAACTAAATATAAGCGGGTCTAAActtttgagtaaaaaagttgTATTGCCTTAGTATTATGGACATGAAACGCGGAATGTAGGAATCATTTCCTACTATCAgtatattcaattaatttttaactatggCTACTGTGGCTACTGTGTCCCGCTTATCAACATTCAAACCCAAATTTTTACTATGCAATACATTaattcatctatttttttttcggtCAACACCCATTCTTCCATGTAATAGTAGGtccaatttaattttcaaaagaagTGGCGGCCCTTGGTACTGTACAATGGGCTTGAGTATGTTTCCGTGCAAAACCTTTCTGAGCTCAGACTAATGAGATTGAGGCCTACTTGCATGGGGTTAAAGCAAaacaaatgttaaataaatatcttgTACCAAACAATTCCTTTGGGCCTTAAGAGAAAAGAATTTGGGGACATGTTAGGTGCACCAATCGTTGtgtcaaaatttgaaaataaaactaattttaaaaaaaatagttctttTTTTCGGTAGAACAATTTATTCTATcgaaataatttgttttaccGGAAGAACTTTCTTTCGAAAGAAggaactgtttttttttaaattagttttattttcaaactttgGCACAAGGGTAATTTTGTCCATTCACCTGATTGCTGGGTACACTAAAAATGTTGTTGGGTACACCTAGCATGTCCCAAGAATTCGTCCTACACTCTCTTATTTGAATCTTGTATTTCTCATTGCATGTTGGAATGTTTGTTTCAgaatgtaaatttaaaaaatattcaataatggGAGTGCAGGGACAAATGTCAAGGATCGAACGAATTGGAAAATCCAAAATTAAAGGAGAAGgttaacaaaaacaataaagacTTTTCCAAAGAATCCTGATTTTTGGACAtccaatatttttaaacaagtgtaacaaaaaaaaacaagtgaaaCAATCTCTCATTTTTATCTATCACATTACATTACCAATTATTTATCTGTGAGGGAGGAAGATAGTCCACAATTTTCTATTTGGTGAAGAGATTTGAAATTGTCTTGTCGGAGTAGAGGAATAACGGATGGTTTGATAGGAGATTGAAGTGAAAAATTGGGGAAGGTGATCAAGCTAAATTTTGGCTTAATAATTGGGTGGGGGAAGAAAGTTTAGCGTCTATGTTTCGTAGGCTATATAGTTTGTCTAAACAACAAAATGAGTGTACAAAAAACGTGGGACATTGGAGGGAAGGGGGTTGGGTGTGGAAGTTTGAATGGAGGAGGGAAGTGTTTGAGTGGGAAAAAAAGTCAATGTGACGAATTATATCTCACATTGGCAAACATAAGTTTAAGGAAAGATGTTGGTGATGAGTGGTGGTGGATGGAGGAGGCTTTGGGAAGCTTTTCGGTTAATTTGGCTTATATTGCTCTTCATATGAATATTGTGGGTTCTCAAAATATACCGTTgatggaaaagttatggaatTTAAAGGTACAACCAAAAGCTAATCTTTGAGTATAGAGGTTGCTACTTAACAAATTACCAACTAAAGATAATCTTCGGGCAAGAAATGTCATTGTAGATGAAGAGGATTGCAAGTGTGTTTTTTGTAATAGGTGTGAAGAGACCATGAATCGTTGTTTTTTTCACATGCAAGGGAGTGGTGGAAGTATGGAAAGCTTGCTATTGGTAGTTGGGCATAAAATCGGTCTTACCGAACTCACCGGAAGCACGTATGAGCCAACATGATCACTTCTTAcaaaacaacaaagacaacGAAAGATGGATTGTGGTGTGGGTAGCGATTGCGTGGAACATTTGGCTTGTGAGGAATGAGTGCATATTCAAAGGGGGAGTATTTGAAGCTCAAAGCTTAATGCAAAGAATAACCTTCACAACATGATCTTGGCTTAGTGGGAAAAGCAAAAGCTTTAATTATTCCTTCACTCAATGGATGGTATCACCGAGAGCATGCATAACCTCATTATTGCCCATGGAATGTTAATTTACTTGCTACTACATTTAATTGATGGTTAAAGCATATCtgatttgtaattattttaggaTATTTGGGGAAGGATTGGACATAGATGTCATGATATCAAGTGATGATAAGCTTCTTATTGTTTTGGTTAGTTGGTATTCAGTCTCTTCATTGTGAGTGTAAATATTAGCTAACTAAACACATTAGGAGCTAGATATAGTTTACTATTACATTCCTCTTgggtacctctggtactcctatatttataatatattattcttttgccgagaaaaaaaaacattaccaatattttaataatttatttttcttctttttctattttctatcaAAGGTATTCAAGAATCAGTTTCCTTTCTAAAATATACTTCTACAATAATCAATCATTCTGACGCACTATTTGCACCCATgccattatatttttgttaattaaataaaatatgcttgCATTTGTCAAAGACAAGTTTTAGACGACTCGATAATTTGaacatatattttcaataataatgACAACTCAAGGGCTTATGcgttttctttttgataaaagTAAACGCATTTGCCTCACTCGCCACATGTATCGTCCATCGTGACAGACAAAATTTTGATACCATTACTTAATAAACAACTGTCTTGATCTAATTTCATTTACCTAAGCGACATAATCATATAGTGGACCTAGCTCAATAATCGAAGCATAAATGAATGACCGAATACTAGTAATATagatgaataaattaattaaggctGGCCACAATCAAAGTTTTATTAAATCTCGCAAGTTTCAAGTCACCACAGAAGTACAGAACttcttttgtatttatttgggTCTTGATATTTTTACTTACCACATCATTTTAGTCATACGTTCACACCGAGTGCTTTCTgttttagagtttttttttttaattggaatgGAAACCAAGACACTCAACCTAGACTACCCTTAAGGATGATAGTGCTAAGTTGAGGTGGGGGAACATAGTATGAATATAACGACTATACAATAGattgaacaaaataaattaataaattgtttaGTAGTTTACTTTAGTGGTCTTAGCGAATCTAATTTCTGACGTTTACTTTGTTAGTTAATTGTTTCCCCTTCCCATCGTCGAAAAATACCTATACAGCAATTTAAAGTTATAATTTAAGGTTCGTGACGaacaaatattgaaaatattgtTAAGCACATGGATCTTAAGTCTCCCACATATTTATGagtgcaaaaaataaaatatatatcgaACAAACTCTGACAATGACTAACTGCAAATGTGGGATGTACAGGAAATTGGAGAACAAACTTTAAAATATGAAGCATTCCTAAATGGACTGATCTGTACTGGATGAAAGATGAACAAAATTTGATACTTTGTTATATATGCCTTTAATTACCTCCCTTAATCAGCTAGATTACCTCTGATGTTATTCTtatatcttccttttttttcttattcaaattTCGAGTTTCTCTTGTTGCCGTACCCTGATATACTTGTTTTGCATGGTTGTTTTTTGTCTCAGACAGTACAGTGTGACGGTGACCAAGCTATTTGTTTTTATgatgttaaatatgttttcagTTCTTAAAAATTagagtattttaattttggtctttataatttatttttgttatcattcctctaaaaaattaaaaggaatattTTTCTTCCTTATAAAACgagtgaattttaattttagtctaggtaaaatatttttctctaactTTATCCCTCCCttatagaagaaaatatttttgaaagaagagTTCTAAATATGTCCTAATTTAtccttaaataaatttataggcTTGGCTATTTATGTATGCttacttaatatttattaaggtaaatatatatatatatatatatatatatatatatatatatatatatatatatatatatatatatatatatatggttttaatttatcataaaaaatttaaatataataacaataaatattatttatattcacCAAAAAGAGTGAATATGTTATCCCtaaaaaattgagttttaactaaataaatttgtataaaagtattaatttggtttattttcttaaaaagtcTCACCCAGAAAGACTTAATATAGATTAGGCTATAACTCCTGTTGCATAATGTAGCCTATTTCCATAGGGCATGCCATAATAGATGgattagaaatttatttatgagTAAAGAgacttaattataatattgtcATGGAAAATAGATATTAGATACTAAAAGGGGCCAAAAACAATAAGATAAGATGCCAGACATCACCATAGATACACGGAAACAATCTTAGTTATTCAGgtcaatatttaattaattgggTAGTGTGGTGGACCACTGATTTTGTATAGTAAAGTGTAGCTGCAggtttaaaatatgaaatgaggAGGAAGTTCCTGGattgattaataattttgaaagttgATCGACATCCATATACTCTAAGACTAAAATTAAGTAGATAACATTATGTCGTTTGtggatttttttcctttaacaaATTAGTAATTGTGAGGAGCGGAAAGAAAGTCTTAGTTGAAAAAGATAGAGCGTGGATACCCATGCGGTCATTACACTACATTACTTGTGAACCACACCTCCTTTCCACAAATCGATTAACATTAACACCAGCCATGCTATCTTGTAAGTGTCTGTCCAATTAAGCGCTGGACACGTGGCGCAAAACCAACCGACTTATGTTCGTTTTATTTAGGCTGTTACGGACGTGTCGGTTTCACAGCTAGAACTTTCTACTGTATCCGATATACTAGTCTTGGTCTTTTTCGCTATATATACTAGTAAGATGAGACAACCCTAGTAGTAACGTACAGAAATGGGTGCTCTGGATCACATCTCTGAGCTCTTTGACTGCTCCCATACCAGCTCCAAGCTCAAGAAGAAGCGCAAACAATTCCAGGTATTTAATTAAGACAATTATATCCTTCTCATTAATTTCAAATAATGATCTGATGTGTGTACGCTGCTGCAGACGGTGGAGGTGAAAGTGAAGATGGACTGCGAAGGGTGTGAGAGAAAGGTGAAGAAATCGGTGGAGGGAATGAAAGGGGTGACAGAGGTGGAGGTGGATAGAAAGGCCAGCAAGGTAACTGTTTCCGGCTATGTGGAACCCTCAAAGGTGGTTTCTCGCATCGCTCACCGGACTGGTAAGAGAGCGGAGCTATGGCCATACTTGCCGTACGACGTCGTTGCGCACCCTTACGCGCCAGGTGTCTACGACAGGAAAGCGCCATCTGGCTACGTGCGAAACGCTGATGTAGACCCTCGGCTCACCAACCTCGCACGTGCCAGCTCCACTGAGGTCAAGTACACCACCGCTTTCAGCGACGACAACCCCGCCGCATGTGTCGTTATGTGattattcattttctctcttgtaTCATAGTAGcaaagaaaaacatcaaatGTTCACGTGGGGAACGCTTTTGGCACAATGGACATGTATCCTTTAAAGTGATGTTCGGAAATTTGATATCTTAAGatggtaattaattaatgattctgattttataaatctataacaaattaatccgcctcttttctgtttttatgtttgatatctTAAGGATTAGTTGTTCACAAGTTAAACGGTTTAAATTACAAGTTTGTTTTGCCTGAAAAGTAAAAACACCACACAGCATGTGATGGGAGGTAGATGCATAACGACGACGTGATATTAgcgttttttttacatatagaaGAAGACTGGTAGCAAGCTATGATAAAGAgtgaataaaaggaaataagaaaaaaaattgccgttttatcatatttataagaGATCAAACTCACATATTGGCAATTCATTCTTTGAGAGACGGGGGAGAggataatttgaagaaaaaatatatgcatACACTTGATAATTGAAAATCTCTTAGCAggatgaattattataaattgaaaactCAAAATTAGGTACacaatagttataaaaaaaaacaatcaaagtaGTTGAAAAGTTCTATTTAACTAACTTCATGATTAATTACATGCAGAAACAACTCAAGCAAGTGTGAATGATTACATGGttgatataaaaaagataatttacctCTTACGTTATATGGCAAGTTGGGAGTGGGTTTGTACTTGTgtgtataaataaattgtataaaaagAAAACCACGGTAAAAGTGGATATAAAAACCATTAAGTTACATGTAGTGTGTGATCGTGTGAAATAGTGAAACTAGCTTATTTTATCGACATTTTAATCACGAATTTAAGGAATCTTGAttagtaaaaattatttgaaatctCATTACAACTTTTATTTAGCTTGTCTTTAGTAAAAACAACTGATAAATTAGTGTACAACAGAAAAACTACTTTTTAACTTCACTTAAACTAGTTTATCAAATTATTGTAAGTGTTGAGTGAAACccattaattgttaaattaattgatggatggaatataattaacattaaaaatatatattttatattcaatagATCAGTTAAGAATTTTTTCATGCCCTTGTAATACGATCGAGTGTAACTGTGTAATTGAGGATCTATTCCACCAGTATATCTATCAACTGAGGCAAGAGTCTTTAAGCCGCTGATTCGAGAATACTCTTTATTATTAGTTCCTTAGGATCAGAAAAGGCTAGCTAGGCACCAAAACTACGTACCAAACTGAGCCAGTGAGAACTCAAACTCCTAAATCGGACTTTGGACCCATCcataaataaaagaacaaactCCTACGCTAAACCTAAGGCAGcttttctctttattatttataaaaataaaagtagcacttaaaatgttttttaattaaatataactttaaatttattagttaattggaatttttgttttttaaaaaatatttagctacaaataatataaatagtataatattGAAATAGTACTAAGTAAATgagaattttcttaaaatattgaggataaaataaaaaaaattataaatagtatCTGAAAAAAATATACTCCATATCATCctaaattttataaactaatGAAATAAGTTCGTTTGtcagatatttttattatcattaaataagtatataacctaataaaataaatgctaaattaattaaaatgatttagtaACCATACTT
The nucleotide sequence above comes from Glycine soja cultivar W05 chromosome 11, ASM419377v2, whole genome shotgun sequence. Encoded proteins:
- the LOC114374470 gene encoding heavy metal-associated isoprenylated plant protein 26-like, giving the protein MGALDHISELFDCSHTSSKLKKKRKQFQTVEVKVKMDCEGCERKVKKSVEGMKGVTEVEVDRKASKVTVSGYVEPSKVVSRIAHRTGKRAELWPYLPYDVVAHPYAPGVYDRKAPSGYVRNADVDPRLTNLARASSTEVKYTTAFSDDNPAACVVM